A single Klebsiella variicola DNA region contains:
- a CDS encoding ABC transporter permease, translating to MRGLRNIYNLGVKELRSLLGDKAMLALIVFAFTVSVYSSATVMPGSLHLAPIAVADMDKSQLSSRIINAFYRPWFLEPELITADEMDAGLDAGRYTFAINIPPNFQRDVLAGRQPEIQVNVDATRMSQAFTGNGYIQNIISGEVNSFVARYRDNSVLPVELAVRMRFNPNLEQERFGAVMAIINNITMLAIVLTGSALIREREHGTIEHLLVMPVTPFEIMMAKIWSMGLVVLVVSGLSLILMVQGILQVPIEGSIPLFMLGVALSLFATTSIGIFMGTLARSMPQLGLLMILVLLPLQMLSGGSTPRESMPQLVQDIMLTMPTTHFVSLAQAILYRGASFAIVWPQFLTLLAIGGVFFTIALLRFRKTIGEMA from the coding sequence ATGCGCGGATTACGCAATATTTATAATCTTGGCGTCAAAGAGCTGCGCAGCCTGCTCGGCGATAAAGCGATGCTGGCGCTGATCGTGTTTGCGTTTACCGTGTCGGTGTACTCCTCGGCCACGGTGATGCCCGGTTCGCTGCACCTGGCGCCGATCGCGGTTGCTGATATGGATAAATCCCAGCTCTCTTCACGCATTATTAACGCTTTCTACCGTCCCTGGTTTCTCGAGCCGGAGCTGATCACCGCTGATGAGATGGACGCCGGGCTGGATGCCGGGCGCTACACTTTCGCCATCAACATCCCGCCTAACTTCCAGCGCGATGTGCTGGCCGGTCGGCAGCCGGAAATCCAGGTCAACGTCGACGCCACGCGCATGAGCCAGGCCTTTACCGGTAACGGCTATATCCAGAATATTATCAGTGGCGAAGTCAACAGCTTTGTCGCCCGTTATCGGGATAACAGCGTACTGCCGGTAGAGCTGGCGGTAAGGATGCGTTTTAACCCTAACCTTGAGCAGGAGCGCTTTGGCGCGGTGATGGCGATCATCAATAACATCACCATGCTGGCGATCGTCCTCACCGGTTCGGCGCTGATCCGCGAGCGGGAACATGGCACCATAGAGCACTTGTTGGTGATGCCAGTAACGCCGTTTGAAATCATGATGGCCAAGATCTGGTCGATGGGCCTGGTGGTGCTGGTGGTCTCCGGGTTGTCGCTGATACTGATGGTGCAGGGGATTTTGCAGGTGCCCATTGAGGGGTCAATTCCCCTGTTTATGCTGGGGGTGGCGCTCAGCCTGTTCGCCACGACCTCAATCGGCATTTTTATGGGCACCCTCGCCCGCTCGATGCCGCAGCTGGGGCTGCTGATGATTCTGGTGCTGCTGCCGCTGCAGATGCTTTCCGGCGGATCCACGCCGCGGGAAAGTATGCCGCAGCTGGTACAGGATATTATGTTGACCATGCCGACCACCCACTTCGTCAGTCTGGCGCAGGCGATACTGTACCGTGGCGCCAGCTTTGCCATCGTCTGGCCGCAGTTCTTAACCTTGCTGGCTATCGGCGGGGTGTTCTTTACTATCGCGTTGCTGCGTTTTCGTAAGACTATTGGCGAGATGGCGTAA
- the rbbA gene encoding ribosome-associated ATPase/putative transporter RbbA: MKLTPQDTSPPVALLENVGQQYGATIALRDISLAIPARRMVGLIGPDGVGKSSLLSLIAGARAIGQGNVMVLGGDMRDVHHRRDVCPKIAWMPQGLGKNLYHTLSVYENVDFFARLFGHDKAERELRINELLQSTGLAPFRDRPAGKLSGGMKQKLGLCCALIHDPQLLILDEPTTGVDPLSRAQFWELIDSIRQRQPEMSVLVATAYMEEAERFDWLVAMNAGEVLATGSAAELKAQTGSQTLEQAFIALLPEAQRQAHKAVIIPPRDDREEEIAIEARGLTMRFGNFVAVDHVNFRIARGEIFGFLGSNGCGKSTTMKMLTGLLPASEGEAWLFGQPVDPKDIATRQRVGYMSQAFSLYSELSVRQNLELHARLFHIPDDEIAHRVAEMSERFMLTEVKDALPADLPLGIRQRLSLAVAVIHRPEMLILDEPTSGVDPVARDMFWQLMVDLARQDRVTIFISTHFMNEAERCDRISLMHAGKVLASDTPQALVEQRGSASLEEAFIAWLQEAADAAQPTVSVSTTPAPPAVVSHQQNASPRQSFSLRRLFSYSRREALELRRDPVRSTLALLGTVILMFIMGYGISMDVEDLRFAVLDRDQTLSSQGWSQNIAGSRYFIEQAPLHSYDELDRRMRDGELAVAIEIPPNFGRDIARGTPVQIGVWVDGAMPNRAETVRGYVQAMHLAWLQEMAGRQSSPQRDTSLISIETRYRYNPDVKSLPAIVPAVIPLLLMMIPAMLSALSVVREKELGSIINLYVTPTTRSEFLLGKQLPYIVLGMFNFFLLCALSVFVFGVAHKGSFLTLTLAALLYVTIATGLGLLISTFMKSQIAAIFGTAIITLIPATQFSGMIDPVASLEGPGRWIGQIYPTSHFLTIARGTFSKALNLSDLWGSFIPLLLAVPLVLGLSVLLLKKQEE; the protein is encoded by the coding sequence ATGAAACTGACGCCGCAGGATACCTCGCCCCCCGTCGCCCTGCTGGAAAACGTTGGCCAGCAGTATGGCGCCACCATCGCGCTGCGGGATATCAGCCTGGCGATCCCGGCACGGCGTATGGTTGGTCTGATTGGCCCGGACGGCGTCGGCAAATCGAGCCTGCTCTCGCTGATCGCCGGGGCGCGGGCCATTGGACAGGGTAACGTGATGGTGCTTGGCGGCGATATGCGTGATGTGCATCACCGCCGCGACGTGTGCCCGAAAATCGCGTGGATGCCACAGGGGCTGGGGAAAAACCTCTATCACACCCTCTCGGTGTATGAAAACGTCGACTTCTTCGCCCGCCTGTTTGGTCACGATAAAGCAGAGCGCGAACTGCGTATCAACGAGCTGCTGCAGAGCACCGGGCTGGCGCCGTTTCGCGATCGCCCCGCCGGAAAACTCTCCGGTGGGATGAAGCAAAAGCTCGGCCTGTGCTGCGCGCTGATCCATGACCCTCAATTACTGATCCTCGATGAACCGACCACCGGCGTCGACCCGCTTTCCCGGGCGCAGTTCTGGGAGCTTATCGACAGTATTCGCCAGCGCCAGCCGGAGATGAGCGTGCTGGTGGCTACCGCCTACATGGAAGAGGCCGAGCGCTTTGACTGGCTGGTGGCGATGAATGCCGGCGAGGTGCTGGCGACCGGCAGCGCCGCGGAGCTCAAAGCCCAGACCGGCAGCCAGACCCTGGAGCAGGCGTTTATCGCCCTGCTACCTGAAGCGCAACGTCAGGCGCATAAGGCGGTAATCATCCCGCCGCGCGACGACCGTGAGGAAGAGATCGCTATCGAAGCGCGCGGCCTGACCATGCGCTTCGGCAACTTTGTTGCCGTCGACCACGTTAACTTTCGCATCGCCCGCGGCGAAATCTTTGGCTTCCTTGGATCTAACGGCTGCGGCAAATCCACCACCATGAAGATGCTCACCGGCCTGCTGCCCGCCAGCGAAGGTGAAGCCTGGCTGTTCGGCCAGCCGGTCGACCCGAAGGATATCGCCACCCGCCAGCGGGTGGGCTATATGTCACAGGCCTTTTCGCTCTATAGCGAACTGAGCGTTCGGCAAAACCTCGAGCTGCACGCCCGCCTGTTTCATATCCCGGACGACGAAATAGCCCACCGGGTCGCTGAGATGAGCGAGCGCTTTATGCTGACCGAGGTTAAAGACGCGCTTCCCGCCGATCTGCCGCTGGGGATCCGTCAGCGCCTGTCGTTAGCGGTGGCGGTCATCCACCGCCCGGAGATGCTGATCCTCGATGAGCCGACCTCCGGCGTCGACCCGGTGGCGCGCGATATGTTCTGGCAGCTGATGGTAGACCTGGCGCGCCAGGATCGCGTTACTATATTTATCTCCACCCACTTTATGAATGAGGCGGAACGCTGCGATCGCATCTCGCTGATGCACGCCGGCAAGGTGCTGGCCAGCGATACGCCGCAGGCGCTGGTTGAGCAACGTGGCTCAGCCAGCCTCGAAGAGGCGTTTATCGCCTGGCTGCAGGAAGCGGCGGATGCCGCACAACCGACCGTTTCTGTCTCTACCACGCCCGCACCGCCTGCTGTCGTATCACACCAGCAGAACGCGTCCCCACGCCAGTCATTCAGCCTGCGCCGCCTGTTTAGCTACAGCCGCCGCGAGGCGCTGGAGCTGCGCCGCGATCCGGTGCGATCGACGCTGGCGCTGCTGGGGACGGTGATCCTGATGTTTATCATGGGTTATGGGATCAGCATGGACGTTGAGGATCTGCGCTTTGCCGTCCTCGACCGCGACCAAACCCTCAGCAGCCAGGGCTGGTCGCAGAACATAGCCGGTTCACGCTACTTTATCGAGCAGGCGCCACTGCACAGCTATGACGAACTGGACCGCCGGATGCGTGACGGCGAACTGGCGGTGGCAATAGAGATCCCGCCGAACTTTGGTCGCGATATCGCCCGCGGCACACCGGTGCAAATCGGCGTCTGGGTGGACGGCGCGATGCCCAACCGCGCGGAAACCGTGCGCGGTTACGTGCAGGCGATGCATCTCGCCTGGCTGCAGGAGATGGCCGGCCGCCAGAGCAGCCCACAGCGCGATACCTCGCTCATCTCCATCGAGACCCGCTATCGCTATAATCCGGACGTGAAGAGCCTGCCGGCCATCGTCCCGGCGGTGATCCCGCTGCTGCTGATGATGATCCCGGCGATGCTCAGCGCCCTGAGCGTAGTCCGTGAGAAAGAGCTCGGATCGATTATCAACTTGTACGTGACGCCAACCACCCGCAGTGAATTTCTGCTCGGCAAGCAGCTGCCTTACATCGTACTGGGGATGTTTAACTTCTTCCTGCTGTGCGCGCTGTCGGTCTTTGTCTTTGGCGTCGCGCATAAGGGCAGCTTTCTGACGCTGACCCTGGCGGCGCTGCTGTATGTCACCATCGCCACCGGTCTGGGGCTGCTGATCTCAACCTTTATGAAGAGCCAAATCGCCGCCATCTTCGGTACCGCGATCATTACGCTGATCCCGGCAACCCAGTTCTCCGGGATGATCGATCCGGTGGCGTCGCTGGAAGGGCCCGGGCGCTGGATCGGGCAAATTTATCCGACCAGCCACTTCCTGACTATCGCTCGCGGCACCTTCTCCAAAGCGCTGAATCTCAGCGATTTGTGGGGCTCGTTCATTCCGCTATTGCTTGCGGTGCCGCTGGTGCTCGGGCTGAGCGTGCTGCTGCTGAAGAAACAGGAGGAATGA
- a CDS encoding DUF2574 family protein → MKKPLIGILAFAYGLSLPLFAADTATLTLSGRVVSETCSTDIVNKQPQQRCGKNTYLIASQNSVTNARGVITRTVNLPDDASRKIIISSYD, encoded by the coding sequence ATGAAAAAACCGCTAATTGGGATTCTGGCTTTCGCTTATGGACTAAGCTTACCTCTGTTTGCTGCTGATACCGCCACATTAACGCTCTCCGGGCGGGTGGTTTCAGAAACCTGCAGTACCGATATCGTCAATAAACAACCTCAGCAGCGTTGCGGAAAGAATACCTATCTTATTGCTTCGCAAAATAGCGTGACGAATGCTCGCGGCGTGATCACGCGGACGGTGAATTTACCGGATGATGCAAGTCGGAAAATAATTATTAGTAGTTACGATTAA